In Osmerus mordax isolate fOsmMor3 chromosome 24, fOsmMor3.pri, whole genome shotgun sequence, the following are encoded in one genomic region:
- the golga7 gene encoding golgin subfamily A member 7: MAETHSLQDMRQPPAISAKVFIQRDYTNGTVCQFQTKFPSELETRIDKQQFEETVRTLNNLYLEAEKLGGQSYLEGCLACLTAYTIFLCLETHYEKVLKKIAKYIQEQNDKIYAPRGLLLTDPIERGLRVVEITIFEDHMGR, from the exons ATGGCAGAG ACTCACAGCTTGCAGGACATGAGGCAGCCGCCAGCCATCTCTGCCAAAGTGTtcatccagagagactacacCAATGGTACTGTCTGCCAGTTCCAGACCAAGTTCCCCTCTGAGCTGGAGACCagg attgACAAGCAGCAGTTCGAGGAGACCGTGCGGACGCTGAACAACCTGTACCTGGAGGCTGAGAAGCTGGGAGGCCAGTCGTACCTGGAGGGCTGTCTTGCCTGCCTCACCGCCTACACCATCTTCCTCTGTCTGGAGACCCACTATGAAAAG GTTCTGAAGAAGATCGCCAAGTACATCCAGGAGCAGAACGATAAGATCTACGCTCCGAGGGGTCTCCTCCTCACCGACCCCATAGAGAGGGGCCTCCGAGTC GTTGAGATCACCATCTTCGAAGACCACATGGGAAGATAA